From the genome of Leptotrichia sp. HSP-342:
GTCAAAGGTAAAACTAAAGATAGATACACTAACTTATAAGTTGTATGGGGTATAATACTGTTGACAGTTGGGGAGGATGTATAATCTTCAATTGTTAAATATAGCAATTTGATTTAGAAATTTTAGAAACAAGATTGTAAAGGAGATTTTTTAGAAAAGAAAGGTGATTAATTATGAAAAAGACATTAATTGGTTTATTTTTAATTTTAGGAGCAGCTTCTTTTGCAGATGCTGGGAAAATTGAAGCTAAAGGAGCTTTAGATTTAGGTGGAAAATACCACTATGGAGATAATTTTAAGAGTCAAAAAAGTAAAAATAGTTCAGGAGAGGTAGGAGTTGAATATAGAAACGAAGTAGCTCCTGGATTAGAAGTAGGTGGAGGGACAGCATTCCAATTCCATAAAGATTTAAAAGATAAAGTTAATGGACAAAATGAAAAAAACTTTAACTCTATTCCAGTTTATGGAACTGCAAAATATAAATTTGATACACAAACTGCTGTAAAACCTTACGTTAAAGGTGATTTAGGATATTCATTCAATAGTGGAGACCATGACTATGGAAGATTAGGAAAATTCAAAGCTAAAAACGGATTATACTATGGAGTTGGTGGAGGAGTAAACTACAATAACTTCAATGTAGAGCTTATGTATAAAGAAAACCAAGGAGAATACGAATATGAAGGACGATTAGGTTCAAGATCTAAATATGATGCTAATTATAAAAGA
Proteins encoded in this window:
- a CDS encoding outer membrane beta-barrel protein is translated as MKKTLIGLFLILGAASFADAGKIEAKGALDLGGKYHYGDNFKSQKSKNSSGEVGVEYRNEVAPGLEVGGGTAFQFHKDLKDKVNGQNEKNFNSIPVYGTAKYKFDTQTAVKPYVKGDLGYSFNSGDHDYGRLGKFKAKNGLYYGVGGGVNYNNFNVELMYKENQGEYEYEGRLGSRSKYDANYKRVSLGVGYDFNLSQ